A genomic window from Astatotilapia calliptera chromosome 12, fAstCal1.2, whole genome shotgun sequence includes:
- the sncaip gene encoding synphilin-1 isoform X1 — translation MEAPEYLDLDEIDFSDDSVYSVTSLKSIPELSRRSDGQAEERQAPAINWSRSVSSHSGGGIKPTGIAEVHSKFRPVKRVSPLKHQPETTDAETDGKVQGQGLVLGEPVESSKDDPDKQTNASSDGQGGKAKSLGSSVGVVGGSNNPQALFGELEHYDLDMDEILDVPYIKSTQQMSTLPRVPHDKRSVTGSNIGGGTLERNRGGGLKNSTLTHNEPLSLGSSSSSQTQYCVLSPVKWSDLRKSKSMDPDLHHLHRSPGGGGYQPEMSSGLLSCSSSLSSFSDADKLLSARVYPDSQSQRPSVDPPGGPGLIFPLPGGSVSRQDSSKSWASASGGVGGGSRGFGGSGGAGGEVDEESKKNQNIINIVREGQISLLPHLAADNLELIRDEDGNNLLHISASQGHADCLQHLTSLMGEDCLNERNNQQLTPAGLGVKNGHLECVRWMVSETEAIAELSCTREHPSLIHYAARYGQEKVLLWLLQFMQEQAISLDEVDQNGNTAVHIAAQYGHLSCIQTLVEYGSNVTFQNQQGERPSQSAERQGHTTCARYLVVVETCMSLASQVVKLTKQLNEQASERMALQKQLQRLMEPNKAEGTPSRSPSSHQPSVEAWQEMMLTAEGTPGDGHWLVRQGGVGPDSVLRQLLGKDMSETLCPRERLPPAGGMSREGPGAPGGRRIGLVERRELKLARLKQIMQRSLSESDSDGYPPEEGKNQGAPPSNTLRPDRPSHLPITEEEPVSNHLQLMMKKHLPSSSSSTVERKLAFSLSGSKSVDSIGYNPSPTSSDPEATDGKTPDVPGDQDATNGQKVATSPKSALKSPSSRRKTSQNLKLRVTFDEQVHKSSSQEAEPTKVHQGKERTPTGSSESKRPFGTFRSIMETLSGNSNHNNNNSGGQSGSAVKVSTMQNSSGRKSESKSSPGGGAKGKSKTSNV, via the exons ATGGAGGCTCCTGAATACCTCGACCTGGATGAGATCGACTTCTCTGATGATTCAGTG TATTCTGTCACGTCTCTGAAGAGCATCCCTGAGCTGTCCAGGAGAAGCGATGGTCAGGCAGAGGAGAGGCAAG CTCCAGCCATCAATTGGAGCCGCAGTGTGTCCTCCCACAGCGGCGGGGGAATCAAACCCACAGGGATTGCTGAGGTTCACAGTAAGTTCCGGCCGGTGAAGAGGGTCTCACCTCTTAAGCACCAACCAGAAACCACTGACGCAGAGACCGATGGTAAAGTCCAAGGTCAGGGGCTGGTTCTGGGGGAGCCAGTTGAGAGTAGTAAGGATGACCCTGACAAACAGACTAATGCCTCCTCTGACGGGCAGGGAGGAAAGGCTAAGAGCCTGGGCAGcagtgttggtgttgttggAGGGAGCAACAACCCCCAGGCTTTGTTTGGGGAACTGGAGCACTATGATCTGGACATGGATGAGATCCTGGATGTGCCTTATATCAAGTCCACTCAGCAGATGTCCACGCTGCCCCGTGTTCCCCACGACAAGCGGTCAGTGACGGGGAGCAACATAGGTGGAGGCACACTGGAGAGGAATCGGGGAGGAGGGCTGAAGAACTCCACTTTAACCCACAATGAGCCTCTGAGCCTGGGCAGCAGTAGTAGCTCACAAACTCAG TATTGCGTTCTGTCACCAGTGAAGTGGTCTGACCTGAGGAAGTCCAAATCAATGGATCCAgacctccaccacctccaccgATCCCCAGGTGGAGGAGGTTACCAGCCAGAGATGTCTTCTGGCCTCCTTAGCTGctcatcctctctctcttctttctctgatGCAG ACAAACTGCTGTCTGCACGGGTCTATCCAGACTCTCAGAGCCAGAGACCAAGTGTGGACCCTCCAGGGGGCCCAGGACTAATTTTCCCTCTGCCAGGGGGCAGCGTGAGCAGGCAGGACAGCTCCAAATCCTGGGCTTCTGCATCAGGAGGAGTGGGAGGTGGGTCAAGGGGGTTTGGAGGGAGTGgtggagcaggaggggaagtAGACGAGGAATCCAAGAAGAACCAGAACATCATTAACATCGTTAGAGAAGGACAGATCTCATTGCTG CCTCACCTGGCAGCTGATAATCTGGAGCTGATCAGAGACGAGGATGGAAACAACCTGCTCCACATCtcggcctctcagggccacgcCGACTGTCTGCAGCATCTCACATCTTTGATGGGGGAGGATTGTCTCAATGAGCGCAACAACCAGCAGCTCACCCCCGCTGGTCTGGGGGTCAAG AATGGTCATCTGGAGTGCGTGAGGTGGATGGTAAGTGAGACAGAAGCCATTGCCGAGCTGAGCTGCACCAGAGAACATCCCAGTTTGATCCACTACGCGGCCCGATATGGACAG GAGAAGGTGTTGCTGTGGTTGCTTCAGTTCATGCAGGAACAGGCTATCTCTCTGGATGAAGTCGACCAGAACGGAAACACTGCAGTCCACATAGCAGCTCAGTATGGTCACCTCAGCTGTATACAG ACTCTGGTGGAGTACGGCTCCAATGTGACATTCCAGAACCAGCAGGGGGAGCGGCCTTCCCAGAGTGCCGAGCGGCAGGGACACACCACTTGCGCCCGCTACCTGGTTGTAGTAGAAACCTGCATGTCGCTGGCCTCGCAGGTTGTTAAGCTCACCAAGCAGCTCAATGA ACAGGCGTCAGAGAGAATGGCCttacagaaacagctgcagagaCTGATGGAGCCCAACAAGGCAGAGGGGACACCGTCCAGATCACCCAG CTCCCATCAACCCTCTGTGGAGGCGTGGCAAGAGATGATGTTGACTGCTGAGGGGACTCCTGGTGACGGTCACTGGTTGGTTCGTCAGGGAGGGGTGGGTCCAGACTCCGTGCTGCGGCAGCTCCTGGGGAAGGACATGTCGGAGACACTCTGTCCTAGAGAGAGACTGCCTCCTGCAGGTGGTATGAGCAGAGAAGGCCCTGGGGCTCCTGGGGGCCGCAGAATTGGGCTGGTGGAGAGGAGAGAGCTCAAACTAGCAAGACTCAAACAGATCATGCAGCGTTCCTTAAGCGAATCCGATTCAGATGGTTATCCACCAGAAGAGGGCAAGAATCAGGGAGCTCCACCCTCAAACACACTACGACCTGATAGGCCATCCCACTTGCCAATCACAGAGGAGGAGCCGGTGTCAAACCACCTCCAACTAATGATGAAAAAGCACCTCCCCTCATCATCATCTTCCACAGTTGAGAGGAAGCTGGCATTTTCTCTCAGTGGATCAAAGTCAGTAGATAGCATTGGCTACAACCCGTCCCCCACCTCCAGTGACCCTGAAGCCACAGATGGCAAAACCCCAGACGTTCCAGGGGACCAGGATGCCACCAATGGCCAGAAAGTCGCAACCAGCCCCAAGAGTGCCCTGAAGTCTCCCTCATCTCGCAGGAAGACATCCCAGAACCTCAAACTGAGGGTTACATTCGATGAGCAGGTGCACAAGAGCTCCAGTCAGGAGGCAGAGCCAACAAAAGTGCATCAAGGGAAGGAGAGGACTCCAACAGGAAGTTCTGAAAGCAAGCGGCCTTTCGGGACGTTCCGCTCCATCATGGAGACACTGAGCGGAAACTCAAaccataataacaacaacagtggtGGTCAGTCGGGTTCTGCGGTTAAAGTGTCCACCATGCAGAACTCCTCTGGCAGGAAGTCAGAGAGTAAAAGCAGCCCAGGAGGCGGAGCCAAGGGCAAGAGCAAAACCAGTAACGTTTAA
- the sncaip gene encoding synphilin-1 isoform X2: MEAPEYLDLDEIDFSDDSVYSVTSLKSIPELSRRSDGQAEERQAPAINWSRSVSSHSGGGIKPTGIAEVHSKFRPVKRVSPLKHQPETTDAETDGKVQGQGLVLGEPVESSKDDPDKQTNASSDGQGGKAKSLGSSVGVVGGSNNPQALFGELEHYDLDMDEILDVPYIKSTQQMSTLPRVPHDKRSVTGSNIGGGTLERNRGGGLKNSTLTHNEPLSLGSSSSSQTQYCVLSPVKWSDLRKSKSMDPDLHHLHRSPGGGGYQPEMSSGLLSCSSSLSSFSDADSQSQRPSVDPPGGPGLIFPLPGGSVSRQDSSKSWASASGGVGGGSRGFGGSGGAGGEVDEESKKNQNIINIVREGQISLLPHLAADNLELIRDEDGNNLLHISASQGHADCLQHLTSLMGEDCLNERNNQQLTPAGLGVKNGHLECVRWMVSETEAIAELSCTREHPSLIHYAARYGQEKVLLWLLQFMQEQAISLDEVDQNGNTAVHIAAQYGHLSCIQTLVEYGSNVTFQNQQGERPSQSAERQGHTTCARYLVVVETCMSLASQVVKLTKQLNEQASERMALQKQLQRLMEPNKAEGTPSRSPSSHQPSVEAWQEMMLTAEGTPGDGHWLVRQGGVGPDSVLRQLLGKDMSETLCPRERLPPAGGMSREGPGAPGGRRIGLVERRELKLARLKQIMQRSLSESDSDGYPPEEGKNQGAPPSNTLRPDRPSHLPITEEEPVSNHLQLMMKKHLPSSSSSTVERKLAFSLSGSKSVDSIGYNPSPTSSDPEATDGKTPDVPGDQDATNGQKVATSPKSALKSPSSRRKTSQNLKLRVTFDEQVHKSSSQEAEPTKVHQGKERTPTGSSESKRPFGTFRSIMETLSGNSNHNNNNSGGQSGSAVKVSTMQNSSGRKSESKSSPGGGAKGKSKTSNV; this comes from the exons ATGGAGGCTCCTGAATACCTCGACCTGGATGAGATCGACTTCTCTGATGATTCAGTG TATTCTGTCACGTCTCTGAAGAGCATCCCTGAGCTGTCCAGGAGAAGCGATGGTCAGGCAGAGGAGAGGCAAG CTCCAGCCATCAATTGGAGCCGCAGTGTGTCCTCCCACAGCGGCGGGGGAATCAAACCCACAGGGATTGCTGAGGTTCACAGTAAGTTCCGGCCGGTGAAGAGGGTCTCACCTCTTAAGCACCAACCAGAAACCACTGACGCAGAGACCGATGGTAAAGTCCAAGGTCAGGGGCTGGTTCTGGGGGAGCCAGTTGAGAGTAGTAAGGATGACCCTGACAAACAGACTAATGCCTCCTCTGACGGGCAGGGAGGAAAGGCTAAGAGCCTGGGCAGcagtgttggtgttgttggAGGGAGCAACAACCCCCAGGCTTTGTTTGGGGAACTGGAGCACTATGATCTGGACATGGATGAGATCCTGGATGTGCCTTATATCAAGTCCACTCAGCAGATGTCCACGCTGCCCCGTGTTCCCCACGACAAGCGGTCAGTGACGGGGAGCAACATAGGTGGAGGCACACTGGAGAGGAATCGGGGAGGAGGGCTGAAGAACTCCACTTTAACCCACAATGAGCCTCTGAGCCTGGGCAGCAGTAGTAGCTCACAAACTCAG TATTGCGTTCTGTCACCAGTGAAGTGGTCTGACCTGAGGAAGTCCAAATCAATGGATCCAgacctccaccacctccaccgATCCCCAGGTGGAGGAGGTTACCAGCCAGAGATGTCTTCTGGCCTCCTTAGCTGctcatcctctctctcttctttctctgatGCAG ACTCTCAGAGCCAGAGACCAAGTGTGGACCCTCCAGGGGGCCCAGGACTAATTTTCCCTCTGCCAGGGGGCAGCGTGAGCAGGCAGGACAGCTCCAAATCCTGGGCTTCTGCATCAGGAGGAGTGGGAGGTGGGTCAAGGGGGTTTGGAGGGAGTGgtggagcaggaggggaagtAGACGAGGAATCCAAGAAGAACCAGAACATCATTAACATCGTTAGAGAAGGACAGATCTCATTGCTG CCTCACCTGGCAGCTGATAATCTGGAGCTGATCAGAGACGAGGATGGAAACAACCTGCTCCACATCtcggcctctcagggccacgcCGACTGTCTGCAGCATCTCACATCTTTGATGGGGGAGGATTGTCTCAATGAGCGCAACAACCAGCAGCTCACCCCCGCTGGTCTGGGGGTCAAG AATGGTCATCTGGAGTGCGTGAGGTGGATGGTAAGTGAGACAGAAGCCATTGCCGAGCTGAGCTGCACCAGAGAACATCCCAGTTTGATCCACTACGCGGCCCGATATGGACAG GAGAAGGTGTTGCTGTGGTTGCTTCAGTTCATGCAGGAACAGGCTATCTCTCTGGATGAAGTCGACCAGAACGGAAACACTGCAGTCCACATAGCAGCTCAGTATGGTCACCTCAGCTGTATACAG ACTCTGGTGGAGTACGGCTCCAATGTGACATTCCAGAACCAGCAGGGGGAGCGGCCTTCCCAGAGTGCCGAGCGGCAGGGACACACCACTTGCGCCCGCTACCTGGTTGTAGTAGAAACCTGCATGTCGCTGGCCTCGCAGGTTGTTAAGCTCACCAAGCAGCTCAATGA ACAGGCGTCAGAGAGAATGGCCttacagaaacagctgcagagaCTGATGGAGCCCAACAAGGCAGAGGGGACACCGTCCAGATCACCCAG CTCCCATCAACCCTCTGTGGAGGCGTGGCAAGAGATGATGTTGACTGCTGAGGGGACTCCTGGTGACGGTCACTGGTTGGTTCGTCAGGGAGGGGTGGGTCCAGACTCCGTGCTGCGGCAGCTCCTGGGGAAGGACATGTCGGAGACACTCTGTCCTAGAGAGAGACTGCCTCCTGCAGGTGGTATGAGCAGAGAAGGCCCTGGGGCTCCTGGGGGCCGCAGAATTGGGCTGGTGGAGAGGAGAGAGCTCAAACTAGCAAGACTCAAACAGATCATGCAGCGTTCCTTAAGCGAATCCGATTCAGATGGTTATCCACCAGAAGAGGGCAAGAATCAGGGAGCTCCACCCTCAAACACACTACGACCTGATAGGCCATCCCACTTGCCAATCACAGAGGAGGAGCCGGTGTCAAACCACCTCCAACTAATGATGAAAAAGCACCTCCCCTCATCATCATCTTCCACAGTTGAGAGGAAGCTGGCATTTTCTCTCAGTGGATCAAAGTCAGTAGATAGCATTGGCTACAACCCGTCCCCCACCTCCAGTGACCCTGAAGCCACAGATGGCAAAACCCCAGACGTTCCAGGGGACCAGGATGCCACCAATGGCCAGAAAGTCGCAACCAGCCCCAAGAGTGCCCTGAAGTCTCCCTCATCTCGCAGGAAGACATCCCAGAACCTCAAACTGAGGGTTACATTCGATGAGCAGGTGCACAAGAGCTCCAGTCAGGAGGCAGAGCCAACAAAAGTGCATCAAGGGAAGGAGAGGACTCCAACAGGAAGTTCTGAAAGCAAGCGGCCTTTCGGGACGTTCCGCTCCATCATGGAGACACTGAGCGGAAACTCAAaccataataacaacaacagtggtGGTCAGTCGGGTTCTGCGGTTAAAGTGTCCACCATGCAGAACTCCTCTGGCAGGAAGTCAGAGAGTAAAAGCAGCCCAGGAGGCGGAGCCAAGGGCAAGAGCAAAACCAGTAACGTTTAA
- the sncaip gene encoding synphilin-1 isoform X3 gives MDPDLHHLHRSPGGGGYQPEMSSGLLSCSSSLSSFSDADKLLSARVYPDSQSQRPSVDPPGGPGLIFPLPGGSVSRQDSSKSWASASGGVGGGSRGFGGSGGAGGEVDEESKKNQNIINIVREGQISLLPHLAADNLELIRDEDGNNLLHISASQGHADCLQHLTSLMGEDCLNERNNQQLTPAGLGVKNGHLECVRWMVSETEAIAELSCTREHPSLIHYAARYGQEKVLLWLLQFMQEQAISLDEVDQNGNTAVHIAAQYGHLSCIQTLVEYGSNVTFQNQQGERPSQSAERQGHTTCARYLVVVETCMSLASQVVKLTKQLNEQASERMALQKQLQRLMEPNKAEGTPSRSPSSHQPSVEAWQEMMLTAEGTPGDGHWLVRQGGVGPDSVLRQLLGKDMSETLCPRERLPPAGGMSREGPGAPGGRRIGLVERRELKLARLKQIMQRSLSESDSDGYPPEEGKNQGAPPSNTLRPDRPSHLPITEEEPVSNHLQLMMKKHLPSSSSSTVERKLAFSLSGSKSVDSIGYNPSPTSSDPEATDGKTPDVPGDQDATNGQKVATSPKSALKSPSSRRKTSQNLKLRVTFDEQVHKSSSQEAEPTKVHQGKERTPTGSSESKRPFGTFRSIMETLSGNSNHNNNNSGGQSGSAVKVSTMQNSSGRKSESKSSPGGGAKGKSKTSNV, from the exons ATGGATCCAgacctccaccacctccaccgATCCCCAGGTGGAGGAGGTTACCAGCCAGAGATGTCTTCTGGCCTCCTTAGCTGctcatcctctctctcttctttctctgatGCAG ACAAACTGCTGTCTGCACGGGTCTATCCAGACTCTCAGAGCCAGAGACCAAGTGTGGACCCTCCAGGGGGCCCAGGACTAATTTTCCCTCTGCCAGGGGGCAGCGTGAGCAGGCAGGACAGCTCCAAATCCTGGGCTTCTGCATCAGGAGGAGTGGGAGGTGGGTCAAGGGGGTTTGGAGGGAGTGgtggagcaggaggggaagtAGACGAGGAATCCAAGAAGAACCAGAACATCATTAACATCGTTAGAGAAGGACAGATCTCATTGCTG CCTCACCTGGCAGCTGATAATCTGGAGCTGATCAGAGACGAGGATGGAAACAACCTGCTCCACATCtcggcctctcagggccacgcCGACTGTCTGCAGCATCTCACATCTTTGATGGGGGAGGATTGTCTCAATGAGCGCAACAACCAGCAGCTCACCCCCGCTGGTCTGGGGGTCAAG AATGGTCATCTGGAGTGCGTGAGGTGGATGGTAAGTGAGACAGAAGCCATTGCCGAGCTGAGCTGCACCAGAGAACATCCCAGTTTGATCCACTACGCGGCCCGATATGGACAG GAGAAGGTGTTGCTGTGGTTGCTTCAGTTCATGCAGGAACAGGCTATCTCTCTGGATGAAGTCGACCAGAACGGAAACACTGCAGTCCACATAGCAGCTCAGTATGGTCACCTCAGCTGTATACAG ACTCTGGTGGAGTACGGCTCCAATGTGACATTCCAGAACCAGCAGGGGGAGCGGCCTTCCCAGAGTGCCGAGCGGCAGGGACACACCACTTGCGCCCGCTACCTGGTTGTAGTAGAAACCTGCATGTCGCTGGCCTCGCAGGTTGTTAAGCTCACCAAGCAGCTCAATGA ACAGGCGTCAGAGAGAATGGCCttacagaaacagctgcagagaCTGATGGAGCCCAACAAGGCAGAGGGGACACCGTCCAGATCACCCAG CTCCCATCAACCCTCTGTGGAGGCGTGGCAAGAGATGATGTTGACTGCTGAGGGGACTCCTGGTGACGGTCACTGGTTGGTTCGTCAGGGAGGGGTGGGTCCAGACTCCGTGCTGCGGCAGCTCCTGGGGAAGGACATGTCGGAGACACTCTGTCCTAGAGAGAGACTGCCTCCTGCAGGTGGTATGAGCAGAGAAGGCCCTGGGGCTCCTGGGGGCCGCAGAATTGGGCTGGTGGAGAGGAGAGAGCTCAAACTAGCAAGACTCAAACAGATCATGCAGCGTTCCTTAAGCGAATCCGATTCAGATGGTTATCCACCAGAAGAGGGCAAGAATCAGGGAGCTCCACCCTCAAACACACTACGACCTGATAGGCCATCCCACTTGCCAATCACAGAGGAGGAGCCGGTGTCAAACCACCTCCAACTAATGATGAAAAAGCACCTCCCCTCATCATCATCTTCCACAGTTGAGAGGAAGCTGGCATTTTCTCTCAGTGGATCAAAGTCAGTAGATAGCATTGGCTACAACCCGTCCCCCACCTCCAGTGACCCTGAAGCCACAGATGGCAAAACCCCAGACGTTCCAGGGGACCAGGATGCCACCAATGGCCAGAAAGTCGCAACCAGCCCCAAGAGTGCCCTGAAGTCTCCCTCATCTCGCAGGAAGACATCCCAGAACCTCAAACTGAGGGTTACATTCGATGAGCAGGTGCACAAGAGCTCCAGTCAGGAGGCAGAGCCAACAAAAGTGCATCAAGGGAAGGAGAGGACTCCAACAGGAAGTTCTGAAAGCAAGCGGCCTTTCGGGACGTTCCGCTCCATCATGGAGACACTGAGCGGAAACTCAAaccataataacaacaacagtggtGGTCAGTCGGGTTCTGCGGTTAAAGTGTCCACCATGCAGAACTCCTCTGGCAGGAAGTCAGAGAGTAAAAGCAGCCCAGGAGGCGGAGCCAAGGGCAAGAGCAAAACCAGTAACGTTTAA